The following nucleotide sequence is from Zea mays cultivar B73 chromosome 1, Zm-B73-REFERENCE-NAM-5.0, whole genome shotgun sequence.
GAGACATGCTACCCATAAAATCCGTTAAGGCCTCACCTCCATCTCCTTCCCATCCTAGGTGTGCCACATGACCTTGTAGACACTCAGCTCGCCCCTCTGCTGCATAGACAACTAGCATGCGAGTTgagtaacacaagcaagatatccACAAAGCTTGGACAAATGTCGCCACTACTTCGGTTGGTGACAGTGCGTGTGgcgtaacacaagcaagatatccACAAAGATATCCACGCAACTCTTCTTTTACTCCTCTGCTCCATCTTCTTCTAATCCTATTCTTTGTTTTTCTCTACTTCATCCCCTTCCCTTGGTTTGGCATCGACTTCACTCGGTGGATGGCTAGATTTATGTTGAAGTTGTATGTATCTGCATGCTATGAGCCAAAAGCATCTGGTTATCGTGCTAGATGGCATGGGCTTTGGTGGTGGTCCTCCATGGCTAGATGGTCATGTTCGAGGCATGGCTACCTGTCTAGTTCTTGTAGGTAGTAAATGGTGTCTGGTGGTTTGGTATCGGTGGATTAGTGCCATCCGAGTGCTCATCAGACTCGGTGTGGCATGTAGTGCTGGACAAGTGGCATGCTACTTGGCTGTCATGGTGTTTTATTGGTGAAAGCCTTGTTCAGCTTGCTATCAATGCCAGCGGTAATGGCGTCCTTCGAGTCTTCGACATCTTGCTCCTTGTTATAGGGATCGCTGAAGAACCACTCCTCGTTAATTATGACTTATGGATCAAGGGCTATGGGTGGTTTGGGCAAGGCCCTTTGCAATGGTAGTTCTTGGGGAAAGCCCTTCTTGATCGCTAGCCATTTGTAGCGGTGATGGTGATCTAGGCATCATGTTCCTTCTTGGAGGCATCACTACAGGACCACTACTCTACTTTGGCCTCTACGTCTTTGTCTTTGTGGCCTTTTGTTGTTCCCAAAGAGATCACTGTTGTCAATGGTTCTTGCCACACAATCGATACACGTTATAGGTCCCTGTTGTGCCTATGCATTTGATTATCGTTCGTCTTTGCAATGGTTGGTCCAACCCTAACATTGTTTGGATCGTCCTAGGGGATTATTTGTTGCATCATTCAACTTTTATGGTGGATGATTTGCTGCCAATATCGCTTTATTCTCTGTGGATGCTTTGCTATACAGATCCTGTCCCTATGGTACATTTTTTGATTATGGAAACAAAGAGTTCCGGCTTTTGCATCAAATGCGTACAACCATTACATGTCAATTATTATCTCAATGAACATGTGCTTGAATAATGAAACTAACTTGATGGAACTAAATATCGTGACTATGGATAACACTAGCCACACTCAAGTCTTGCATTTGATCGCCATTCATGATTCACAAAGACTTCCATTGCCACCACTTCCAAGGCTTGACACACATCGAGAATTTGTTGATGTGTTTCCTTCTTCTGTAGAAGTCTCCAGAACCTAAACCAATGAGTACCTCTGAAAATGACATGCACAATTTATGGTATTGGTTTGTGATTAAAAGCCACCTCATTTCGAGTAAGCCAAATAGACCAAAATAAAGCCGACATGGTTGTTTGGGGCTCCCTCCAATGGATGTGTTGCCATCAATATTTGTGCATGCCCATGTCGTCTCCTTTGGATGAATGCTTTATGGTTATGTGTTCAGTTTCTCTATAGACAATCATTGTGTCAATGCCTTCAATTTTCTTATACTTAGTCTTTGTATTCCGTGCCATAGCTAAGGCTCCTCTCCCCCCTAATTTTTCTTACTGATCTATGCATCTAGTGGTGATACTTTGATTACTTTTATAACTTAACTTATAGCTAATAAACTAACTCTATTATTGAGATCCCTCCGACAATGACTATATATATAGCGTGTAGTGTGTGCGCACGACAGCGCTCTGAAGTCACGCCTCGACGTCGGCCTCTGTTCGTCGTGCACGCCTCGATGCTGGCCGCTACTTGCGCTGCCGTCGACCGCTGCTTGCCGAGCGCACAATTGGCCGCTTTGCCACGCCTTGGCGAACACACATCTCCTTGTTGGCTGTTGCCGCTAATAGCTGCTTGGTCTACTACTTTTGTTGTCTTTTACTGCAGTTATTGCAATTTTATTTATATTTGATGGCCTGTTGTAGCCACAACAAGCTAATCCAAATAGAACGTATAATGTCTCGACGGTTTGGAGTGAAAGCAAATCCTATGTTGTAACGTCCCGCCACTGACGCGTTGAACTAGATCTAGACTGGCCCTGTATGTTAGTGGCCCATCTGATTCCGCCTAGGTTTAGAGTACTTCTAGAAATCCACAAGGTGGCACACGCCACTGTAGTTGGAAGTAGGAACAAAAGGGAAGCAAACCCTCTACAGTAACATCTAGCCGCTAGCATGCGGGACCAGGCATCGACTAGTCCCACACATCAGTGATCGACCGATAAATACGTCCATGCACGTTACTACAGAGGATCTGGTTGAAAACAAAAGAGGGAGATGGAAGAAGGGCCAGCGGCTCCTCTGTCATAACGTCCGGCCGCTACCAAGGCGGGGCCGAGCTGCAACCGGGCTCACGAGTCAGTCGACCGCGGTCGGCTACGTCTGACGACGTTACGTTAGAGGATCTCGATGCTAGAAGAAGTATATGCTTTAAtattatattgttttattaagtTTTGTAAAAAACATAACTTGACAAAATAAGATGAAGTGGGTCTTACTCAACTAGTTGAGTTGAGTGGAAGGTGTCATCGTAAACCCAATCACCCATGTACGAATTCGGGGTTAGGTGAAAGGTGGTGATCATGAACCCAATCACCCATGTTCATATTCTGCATGATTATTTCCAGGCGCTGAGACTGCTAGCAACCAAACAGCATGATTATTTCCATTTCAAAATCGGGTGCTTTCTCCTCTGGTCACACTTTCAAAGTTGCAAGAGGGTGTGAGCATATGAAATAGACAAATATATAACAATACATGCTCTCTTATTGTGGCAAATTATCCCAATCCATTGTCGCCTCCGATAACATAGTTTGAAAGCTAGATGTTttattaaggccttgttcggttatttccaaTACACATGAATTGGATGAGATTGAAAAAATTAAAAAGAAGTTttacttgtttgggattcaaactcatctaatctcactcaatccacatggattgagagctaaccgaacaaaccCCAGTGGGAAAGTTACAAACCCTGCACGGCAGTCTCAGCTGGAGGCAGGGCATGGCCTCCCTCTTATTAGTAGTTGCTGTATAAATTCATCCACGTACCTGTCTTGAAGTTCCTTATCAGCTACAATCGCTTGCACCTTGAGAGCATTTGCGACAAAGACACCCCTGGTTTCCTCCTCTAGCATGACGGCCCGGGCCGCGCCGGCCACGCCATGGCGGTCGAAAGAGCCGTCGTGCTCATCCCTGGGCACCTGCAACCCCACCTTCTTTCCCTCCATGAGGCGCGCGTTCGGGCCCTGGTCCCCGAAGATGGGCAGCATGACGAGAGGGCGGCCGTACAGGAGCCCTTCGATGAGCGAGTTCCGTCCGCAGTGCGTCAAGAACCCGCCCACGGCGGCGTGCGCCAGTACGCTGGGCTGAGGAACCCACCCCGTGGTCACCAGCCCACGGCCGCGGGTGCGTTCTTGGAACCCGGCCGGAAGGACGTCCGCGTCGGGGACGCCGCTAGGGTTCCGCAAAGCCCAGAGGAAGCCCGTCCCGGCGAGCTCCAGCCCCAGCGCCAGCTCGTGCACCTGCTCCGCGCGCAGCGGCACCTCGCTCCCCAGCGCCACGTACAGCACCGAGCTCGGCGGTTGCGCGTCCAGCCACCGTACGGTGGCGTGCTCCCCGTTCGCGTTGGCGCTGGCGCCACGCCCTCCGTCGGGTGACGGCGGAAGCAGGCCGAGGGGCAGAACCGGCTTGCCGACGAGCGGCGCCACCAGCGGCAGGAACTCCGGTTCCCACTCGTGGCTGCTTCGTATGGCCATGATCGTGCACCTCTCGCGTGTCAAGAAGTAGCGCTCGGCGATGGACACACCGGATGCGCCATCCTTGGCGGAATACTGTTTGTTCTGCTCCGACTCGTAACGGGGTGCAGCGGCCGGCTTGCCGCTCGAGGACTGCCGTTCCCTGCCCACGGCCAGGCACGCGGCGCTCGGGAGCAGCATCGCGCATGGCACCTGGTGACAAGCCAAGCTAATCTTTGTACACATGTTGCACATATTAAATCACAATTATCCATATTAGATCTAACGTCTCTGGTTATCATTGTAATTTACAAATAACACTTTCTATCACTACATCCACCACGTCGGAGAGTGTTCTTAGCAAATATATCAAACAACTACATACATTAAATCTAAAAtgagtggtgatgatttaatGTGCACTAAAATTTCATGTGCATTGATATGTTCTCAGAAAAAACAAACAACGCTAGTAACCAGTTTTCGTTTGGTGTGCGGAACTGCGGACTGCGGACGAACCTTGTGCTcgacggcggcggtggcggcccAGTAGTGGAAGGAGTCGAGGACGACCCAGTCAGGCCTCCTGCCCTCGTCGGCGCAGCACCCGCCCAAGAACTCCGCGAAGGGCGCGGCGAGGCCGTCGAAGGCCTTGAACAGCAGCTCGAACTTGTCGTGGGGGACGCTGTTGGTGGACTCGGCGCCGTCGGGG
It contains:
- the LOC100272814 gene encoding Putative UDP-rhamnose:rhamnosyltransferase 1-like is translated as MDAASSSAAPLRLVIFPWLGFGHLLPYLELAERLALRGHRVSFVSTPGNVARLPPLRPAAAPRVDIVALPLPRVDGLPDGAESTNSVPHDKFELLFKAFDGLAAPFAEFLGGCCADEGRRPDWVVLDSFHYWAATAAVEHKVPCAMLLPSAACLAVGRERQSSSGKPAAAPRYESEQNKQYSAKDGASGVSIAERYFLTRERCTIMAIRSSHEWEPEFLPLVAPLVGKPVLPLGLLPPSPDGGRGASANANGEHATVRWLDAQPPSSVLYVALGSEVPLRAEQVHELALGLELAGTGFLWALRNPSGVPDADVLPAGFQERTRGRGLVTTGWVPQPSVLAHAAVGGFLTHCGRNSLIEGLLYGRPLVMLPIFGDQGPNARLMEGKKVGLQVPRDEHDGSFDRHGVAGAARAVMLEEETRGVFVANALKVQAIVADKELQDRYVDEFIQQLLIRGRPCPASS
- the LOC100272814 gene encoding putative UDP-rhamnose:rhamnosyltransferase 1-like isoform X1, coding for MPYLTPTVPLTPLSINRCNINSYSIDPDHATPSGKTSSSRLPALPLALGQGQPIAMDAASSSAAPLRLVIFPWLGFGHLLPYLELAERLALRGHRVSFVSTPGNVARLPPLRPAAAPRVDIVALPLPRVDGLPDGAESTNSVPHDKFELLFKAFDGLAAPFAEFLGGCCADEGRRPDWVVLDSFHYWAATAAVEHKISLACHQVPCAMLLPSAACLAVGRERQSSSGKPAAAPRYESEQNKQYSAKDGASGVSIAERYFLTRERCTIMAIRSSHEWEPEFLPLVAPLVGKPVLPLGLLPPSPDGGRGASANANGEHATVRWLDAQPPSSVLYVALGSEVPLRAEQVHELALGLELAGTGFLWALRNPSGVPDADVLPAGFQERTRGRGLVTTGWVPQPSVLAHAAVGGFLTHCGRNSLIEGLLYGRPLVMLPIFGDQGPNARLMEGKKVGLQVPRDEHDGSFDRHGVAGAARAVMLEEETRGVFVANALKVQAIVADKELQDRYVDEFIQQLLIRGRPCPASS